A single region of the Asterias amurensis chromosome 19, ASM3211899v1 genome encodes:
- the LOC139951369 gene encoding tubulin-specific chaperone cofactor E-like protein: protein MELQCDSFTLSNIMTDLEIMRRELPLEAAEGKSLPDAIREKYFSDEPLSGMILGGVSVVSNLPSMKDSSSGKVRLPQCLSLNYSCIVGAGAIGEVETLCKDVKELDLAENNLSEWNEVLSITTQIPQLKFLNLSSNPLSRDLPPELTPITSLVTITSLVLNNTKIPWQTLHTVLDSTPTLEQLHLSLNDHGRVSLPNRSYTSVKLLQFNRNQITKWQEVSKLGKMFPNLESLFLSENNLTGLSDCIGEHFSCLQSLCVSETGIGTWEEIDALNSFPSLTEIRLTQIPLLESFNDTERRQLTLARLVRVTRLNGSRIKDPEREAAERALIRFYMNQQVKPQRYHDLVAVYGTLSALAEVDLRPKTKVTCNVRFEDKVQKFEINLKQTCSQFKQSLQDFVGLPSSKFNVFLSDPEICYGPDRMQFPSKMLYTYKIRDDHEFIVISKP, encoded by the exons ATGGAATT ACAGTGTGACTCGTTCACTTTATCCAACATTATGACTGACTTAGAGATCATGAGGAGAGAGCTCCCTCTAGAGGCTGCTGAAGGAAAGTCCCTCCCAGATGCGATTAGAGAGAAGTATTTTAGCGATGAGCCTCTTTCTGGGATGATCCTGGGAGGAGTTTCGGTTGTTTCCAATTTACCCTCAATGAAAG ACTCAAGCTCGGGCAAAGTGCGACTCCCACAATGCCTTTCACTCAATTACAGTTGCATTGTGGGAGCAGGGGCCATTGGTGAAGTAGAGACTCTGTGTAAAGATGTCAAGGAGTTAGATCTCGCTGAGAACAATCTAAGTGAATGGAATGAG GTGCTGTCAATCACTACTCAGATCCCACAACTGAAATTTCTCAACCTCAGTTCCAATCCTCTAAGCAGAGATCTTCCCCCTGAGCTGACTCCCATTACTTCATTGGTGACCATCACAAGTCTTGTCCTGAACAACACTAAGATACCTTGGCAAACACTTCATACTGTACTCGACAGCACACCAAC GTTGGAACAGCTTCACTTAAGCCTTAATGACCATGGCAGGGTCTCTCTACCTAACAGAAGCTACACTTCAGTCAAACTCTTACAGTTCAACCGCAATCAAATCACAAAATGGCAAGAGGTTTCCAAACTTGGGAAAATGTTTCCAAACTTGGAATCCTTGTTTCTATCAGAGAACAACCTGACTGGGCTGTCGGACTGCATCGGGGAGCACTTCTCCTGTCTGCAAAGTCTTTGTGTTAGTGAGACAGGGATCGGTACATGGGAGGAGATTGATGCTCTCAACTCATTCCCTTCTCTGACCGAGATTCGACTGACTCAGATTCCACTGTTGGAGAGTTTCAATGACACAGAGAGACGTCAGTTGACGTTGGCTCGCCTAGTTAGAGTCACACGATTGAATGGGAGTCGGATTAAAGATCCAGAGCGTGAAGCTGCAGAAAGGGCTCTCATTAGATTCTACATGAATCAACAAGTCAAACCTCAAAG GTACCATGATCTGGTGGCTGTCTATGGAACACTTTCAGCCCTAGCTGAGGTCGACCTTCGACCCAAGACAAAAGTCACTTGCAATGTCCGCTTTGAGGACAAAGTCCagaaatttgagatcaatctgAAGCAGACTTGCAGCCAGTTCAAACAAAGCTTGCAGGATTTTGTTGGGCTTCCTTCGTCAAAATTTAATGTATTCCTTAGTGACCCAGAAATTTGCTATGGCCCTGACAGGATGCAGTTTCCATCTAAGATGCTATACACTTATAAAATCAGAGACGACCATGAGTTTATTGTGATTAGTAAGCCCTAA